A genomic region of Leishmania braziliensis MHOM/BR/75/M2904 complete genome, chromosome 33 contains the following coding sequences:
- a CDS encoding putative 60S ribosomal protein L6 — MAATKCAAKRKVAKKVSRKSPEYTTLRKSCAPGAIAIILAGRFRGRRAVILKQLPHNGPLVVSGPMKYSGVPIRRIDSRYVIATSTKVDISSVDTSSITPEVFLRPKAEKPTKCEGDFMGDKQKAKAEKAAKKTSKAEKKTVVSDARAQLQKKIDAALVAAIKKDAQGKEKAGYLRSVFTVKPGDAPHRWNW, encoded by the coding sequence ATGGCCGCCACCAAGTGCGCCGCGAAGCGGAAGGTCGCGAAGAAAGTGTCGCGCAAGAGCCCCGAGTACACGACCCTGCGCAAGAGTTGTGCCCCTGGCGCCATCGCGATCATCCTTGCTGGCCGCTTTCGCGGTCGCCGCGCCGTGATCctgaagcagctgccgcacaaCGGCCCGCTGGTCGTGTCCGGCCCGATGAAGTATAGCGGCGTCCCCATCCGCCGCATCGACTCCCGTTACGTGATCGCCACGAGCACCAAGGTCGATATCTCCAGCGTTGACACGTCGTCCATCACCCCTGAGGTGTTTCTGCGCCCCAAGGCGGAGAAGCCGACCAAGTGCGAAGGAGACTTCATGGGTGACAAGCAAAAGGCTaaggcggagaaggctgCCAAGAAAACCtccaaggcggagaagaagaCCGTCGTGTCGGACGCGCGCGCCcagctgcagaagaagaTCGACGCCGCTCTCGTCGCGGCCATCAAGAAGGACGCTCAGGGTAAGGAGAAGGCCGGCTACCTGCGCTCTGTCTTCACAGTGAAGCCGGGTGatgcgccgcaccgctggAACTGGTAA